In Paludisphaera rhizosphaerae, one DNA window encodes the following:
- a CDS encoding RluA family pseudouridine synthase, giving the protein MTPEILFEDNHCLVVNKPAGMLSQGDETGEPSLVSWTADYWREKYDKPGNVYVGLVHRLDRPTSGVVLIARTSKAAGRLADQFRLGEISKLYWAIVEGRPETDSGEWVDHLEKDRRTNVVRATAEGEGKIARVAFEVLHSEGGLTKLALRPKTGRSHQLRVQLAGRGMPIVGDRKYGSKRLVRALDGEPRIALHARELIFTHPTKGEPVRIEARVQEDWPESAPGWWRSTLGR; this is encoded by the coding sequence ATGACGCCTGAGATCCTCTTCGAAGACAACCATTGCCTGGTCGTGAACAAGCCGGCGGGAATGCTCTCTCAGGGGGACGAGACCGGGGAGCCCAGCCTCGTCTCCTGGACCGCCGACTACTGGCGGGAGAAGTACGACAAGCCCGGCAACGTCTACGTCGGCCTGGTCCACAGGCTCGACCGGCCGACGTCGGGGGTGGTGTTGATTGCCCGGACGAGCAAGGCCGCAGGGAGACTCGCCGATCAGTTCCGCCTTGGCGAGATCTCCAAACTCTACTGGGCGATCGTCGAGGGGCGTCCCGAAACCGACTCCGGCGAATGGGTCGATCATCTGGAGAAGGATCGGCGAACGAACGTCGTGCGGGCGACTGCCGAGGGCGAGGGCAAGATCGCGCGGGTGGCCTTCGAGGTGCTGCACTCGGAGGGAGGGCTCACCAAGCTGGCGCTCCGGCCGAAGACCGGGAGAAGCCATCAACTGCGGGTGCAGTTGGCAGGCAGGGGAATGCCGATCGTCGGCGATCGGAAGTACGGCTCCAAGCGATTGGTGCGGGCGCTGGACGGCGAGCCGAGGATCGCGCTGCATGCGCGAGAGTTGATTTTCACTCACCCCACAAAAGGGGAGCCGGTCAGGATCGAGGCGAGGGTGCAGGAAGACTGGCCCGAGTCCGCGCCCGGATGGTGGCGATCGACGCTCGGCCGATGA
- the truD gene encoding tRNA pseudouridine(13) synthase TruD has product MKLKRQPEDFRVEELPTAVPSDRGRYTYYRLTKTGIGTIEAVDAICRRWNIPRGRVAYGGLKDRHAVTVQYLTIFEGPAHPIQQPNLTLEPLGKLERAFGPQDFSGNRFAVVMRDMTEGAAAEAGRQLAAAGNDGVPNYFDDQRFGSVGYSGEFIAHAWLKEDYEKALRLALADPNPFDRSDTKARKAALREHWGDWPAAKAALDRSSERSIVTYLVDHPTDFAGAFARIKRDLRSLYFAAFQSWLWNLILDGWIQRNTRPEQRVEVGLKVGALTFPVGLDQDQRELIDRTAIPLPSSRTPVPEGPLGEIAVEVMAAFGLAWADVRVKKLKDVFFSKGTRKPLIPLGNVASEVMNDELHRNKKAVRLEFSLPKGAYATMLVKRLTEAAGTGS; this is encoded by the coding sequence ATGAAGCTCAAGCGACAGCCCGAGGATTTCCGCGTCGAGGAACTGCCGACCGCCGTCCCCTCCGACCGCGGCCGATACACCTACTACCGCCTCACCAAGACCGGGATCGGCACCATCGAGGCTGTCGACGCGATCTGCCGCCGATGGAACATCCCTCGCGGACGAGTCGCCTACGGCGGGCTCAAAGACCGGCACGCCGTCACCGTGCAGTATCTGACCATCTTCGAAGGCCCCGCCCACCCGATCCAGCAGCCGAATCTCACGCTGGAACCGCTCGGCAAGCTTGAGCGAGCGTTCGGCCCGCAGGACTTCTCCGGCAACCGCTTCGCCGTCGTGATGCGCGACATGACCGAGGGCGCCGCCGCCGAAGCCGGCCGGCAACTCGCCGCGGCGGGGAACGACGGGGTGCCGAACTACTTCGACGACCAGCGATTCGGCTCGGTCGGCTACTCTGGTGAGTTCATCGCCCACGCCTGGCTCAAAGAAGACTACGAGAAGGCCCTACGGCTGGCGCTCGCCGATCCGAACCCGTTCGACCGCTCCGACACGAAGGCTCGCAAGGCCGCCCTCCGCGAGCACTGGGGAGATTGGCCTGCGGCCAAGGCGGCGCTCGACCGCTCGTCGGAGCGGAGCATCGTCACCTATCTGGTCGATCACCCGACCGACTTCGCCGGTGCGTTCGCCCGGATCAAGCGCGACCTCCGCAGCCTGTACTTTGCAGCCTTCCAGAGCTGGCTCTGGAACCTGATCCTCGACGGCTGGATCCAGCGGAACACGCGGCCTGAGCAGCGGGTCGAGGTCGGTCTGAAGGTCGGCGCGCTGACGTTCCCCGTCGGACTCGACCAGGATCAGCGGGAACTCATCGATCGAACAGCCATCCCACTCCCTTCGTCGCGCACACCCGTCCCGGAGGGGCCCCTCGGCGAGATCGCCGTTGAGGTCATGGCCGCGTTCGGCCTGGCCTGGGCCGACGTCCGGGTGAAGAAGCTCAAGGACGTCTTCTTCTCGAAGGGGACGCGAAAGCCTTTGATCCCGCTGGGCAACGTGGCCTCCGAAGTGATGAACGACGAGTTGCACCGAAACAAAAAGGCGGTTCGGCTGGAGTTCTCGCTGCCGAAGGGGGCCTACGCGACGATGCTGGTCAAGCGACTCACGGAGGCCGCGGGGACCGGCTCATGA
- a CDS encoding competence/damage-inducible protein A, translating to MPLKAEIISIGSELVSGQNLDTNSRWLSLALGGLGIETRFHTTIGDDMDDHVAAFKLAAGRADLVLTTGGLGPTQDDLTREALARCVGVGLREDAESLAAIAALFARRNRPMSERNRVQAQLPDGAEALPNPIGTAPGVWMTIGSAVFAAMPGVPYEMHRMFEEQVVPRLRLRHWIERVIVHRKIALFGKGESDIEAEALDLTARGHIPEVGITASDATISFRIRGEGLTPEAAWAQTQETAEEIRKRFGPLVLGEGSTDVAESLIGELKRTGATLATAESCTGGLIAHKITAIPGVSAYYNGGVVSYANSAKTALLDVPADLIAAHGAVSPEVAAAMAEGARRRFGVDVAVSTTGIAGPDGGTPEKPVGLVYLGLATHDGVETRRLEIGPEQPRDVVQSRSTKQALNWVRTTLKTWPDKPESR from the coding sequence CAGCGGCCAGAACCTCGACACCAACAGCCGATGGCTCAGTCTGGCGCTCGGCGGCCTGGGAATTGAGACCCGGTTCCATACGACCATCGGCGACGACATGGACGACCACGTCGCCGCGTTCAAGCTGGCAGCCGGACGTGCTGACCTGGTCCTGACCACCGGCGGCCTCGGCCCGACCCAGGACGACCTCACTCGCGAGGCATTGGCCCGCTGCGTCGGCGTCGGCCTGCGCGAGGACGCAGAGTCGTTGGCTGCCATCGCCGCGCTATTCGCCCGTCGCAATCGGCCGATGTCCGAACGGAACCGCGTCCAGGCCCAGTTGCCCGATGGCGCCGAAGCCCTGCCGAACCCAATCGGCACCGCCCCCGGCGTCTGGATGACGATCGGCTCGGCCGTCTTCGCCGCAATGCCCGGCGTCCCTTACGAGATGCACCGGATGTTCGAGGAGCAGGTGGTTCCCCGCCTGCGCCTGAGGCACTGGATCGAACGGGTGATCGTTCACCGCAAGATCGCCCTGTTCGGCAAGGGCGAGTCCGACATCGAGGCCGAAGCGCTCGACCTGACCGCCCGAGGCCACATTCCAGAAGTCGGAATCACGGCCAGCGACGCCACCATCAGTTTTCGGATTCGCGGCGAAGGGCTGACGCCCGAAGCCGCCTGGGCCCAGACTCAGGAGACCGCCGAGGAGATCCGCAAGCGCTTCGGGCCGCTCGTTCTCGGTGAAGGCTCGACGGACGTCGCCGAATCCCTCATCGGGGAGCTGAAACGCACCGGAGCGACGCTTGCCACGGCCGAATCCTGCACCGGCGGCCTGATCGCCCACAAAATCACCGCGATCCCCGGCGTCAGCGCGTACTATAACGGCGGCGTCGTCAGCTACGCGAACTCGGCCAAGACGGCCCTCCTTGACGTCCCCGCCGATCTCATCGCAGCCCACGGCGCGGTCAGCCCGGAGGTCGCCGCGGCGATGGCCGAAGGGGCGCGCAGACGATTCGGCGTGGACGTCGCCGTCAGCACGACGGGCATCGCCGGCCCCGATGGCGGCACGCCCGAAAAACCGGTCGGTCTGGTCTATCTCGGCCTGGCGACCCACGACGGCGTTGAGACCCGCCGCCTTGAAATCGGCCCCGAGCAGCCCCGCGACGTCGTCCAGAGTCGGTCGACGAAGCAGGCCCTCAACTGGGTCCGAACCACCCTGAAGACCTGGCCGGACAAGCCCGAATCACGATGA